A genome region from Ottowia testudinis includes the following:
- a CDS encoding ankyrin repeat domain-containing protein, with protein sequence MREEPRSDERFGSPQAAALYAAAARGELDRARQLMAQGVSLDAANAREMTLLETAMREGNRRAFDNLLALGANPVYLGSHRDTPMHFAAILTDPYWLKTLLARGADTEVRNRLGETPLFRALGQEANVQLLLDAGADIHAHSRSRETLLHKAAATLNYAQVVRFLELGVDPRATDDLGGTFQRAFFMARESLLNDSAKAARAKVRAWLRERGIAVEDAGQR encoded by the coding sequence ATGCGTGAAGAACCCCGCAGCGACGAGCGCTTTGGCTCCCCCCAGGCGGCCGCCCTCTACGCGGCTGCCGCCCGTGGCGAGTTGGACCGGGCGCGTCAGCTCATGGCCCAAGGGGTCAGCCTGGACGCGGCCAACGCCCGCGAGATGACGCTGCTGGAAACCGCCATGCGCGAGGGCAACCGCCGCGCCTTCGACAACCTGCTGGCGCTTGGGGCCAACCCTGTCTACCTCGGCAGCCACAGGGACACGCCCATGCACTTCGCCGCCATCTTGACCGACCCCTACTGGCTCAAGACCCTGCTGGCGCGCGGCGCCGATACCGAGGTGCGCAACAGGCTGGGCGAGACGCCGCTGTTTCGCGCGCTGGGGCAAGAGGCCAACGTTCAGTTGCTGCTGGATGCGGGCGCCGACATCCATGCCCACAGCCGCTCACGAGAAACCCTGCTGCACAAGGCGGCCGCCACCCTGAACTACGCGCAGGTCGTGCGCTTTCTTGAACTGGGTGTTGACCCACGCGCCACGGACGATCTGGGGGGCACCTTCCAGCGGGCTTTCTTCATGGCGCGCGAATCCCTGCTGAACGACTCCGCCAAGGCCGCCCGCGCCAAGGTGCGCGCCTGGCTGCGCGAGCGGGGCATTGCGGTGGAAGACGCAGGGCAGCGGTAA
- a CDS encoding Mbeg1-like protein: MAGAAVVGGYGFGFQARFQPARAASASPPWADTPRGYPVGDGSFAASVRGTQPQPERDLHFAMMANDAYALNSAGATGTQSERELAQAGWTRLAPLGDHLVDAQGHRIPIDPELLHDPKTGFDAAIYQNGQGQYVLAFRGTDSWSLGPGGDATTNGGQGLGLSTDQYRQAVEFATRADGVFGTGNIAITGHSLGGGLASAAMLATGAPGATFNAAGLSDNTLRALGFASPNAVRADLASNGQIRRYNVAGELLTGIQQGTPLPDAVGHELRVAPPARGGRHPITLHGGGGNGASYVEALREHKARRPGEPPALLRTAEHVGESQLKLMAAAGTHAWGAGAGVASAAAQTAREIGGAAREDLASGRLALGAGRVARSLASGVANAGATLVQRAGDLAGDVVMEHSTLAGNVLRGAGRAAGLAQPLGAVAEAIENAGYRANQTLDAQGAAAGHVLNQAGHAAQQTLGALGAGAQWAAERAADGMTWAGQQIVTGAQWAAEKTVAVLRWSGQQAVAGAQWVGEKTVARAQWAVDQAAAGGRWVGERATDAGRWMGRHLNPAHWF; this comes from the coding sequence ATGGCGGGCGCGGCAGTGGTTGGCGGGTACGGTTTCGGCTTTCAGGCGCGGTTTCAGCCGGCGCGAGCGGCGTCTGCATCGCCCCCATGGGCAGACACCCCGCGCGGCTACCCCGTGGGCGACGGCAGCTTTGCCGCCAGCGTGCGCGGCACACAGCCGCAGCCCGAGCGCGATCTGCACTTCGCCATGATGGCCAACGACGCCTATGCCCTCAACAGCGCCGGCGCCACCGGCACGCAGTCCGAACGCGAGCTGGCCCAGGCCGGCTGGACGCGCCTGGCCCCCCTGGGCGATCACCTGGTCGATGCGCAGGGGCACCGCATTCCGATCGACCCCGAATTGCTACACGATCCCAAGACCGGCTTCGACGCCGCCATCTACCAGAACGGGCAGGGCCAGTACGTGCTGGCCTTTCGCGGCACCGACAGCTGGAGCCTGGGCCCAGGCGGCGACGCCACGACGAATGGCGGGCAGGGCTTGGGCCTGTCCACCGACCAGTACCGGCAAGCGGTTGAGTTCGCCACACGTGCAGACGGTGTCTTTGGCACGGGCAACATCGCCATCACCGGCCATTCCCTGGGCGGCGGTCTGGCCAGTGCCGCCATGCTGGCCACCGGCGCGCCGGGCGCCACCTTCAACGCCGCCGGCCTCAGCGACAACACCCTGCGCGCGCTGGGCTTTGCCAGCCCCAATGCCGTGCGTGCCGATCTGGCCAGCAACGGCCAGATCCGCCGCTACAACGTGGCCGGCGAGCTGCTGACGGGCATCCAGCAAGGCACGCCGCTGCCCGACGCCGTGGGGCACGAGCTGCGCGTGGCCCCGCCCGCGCGGGGCGGGCGCCATCCCATCACCTTGCACGGCGGCGGCGGCAATGGCGCGTCCTACGTCGAGGCCCTGCGCGAGCACAAGGCCCGGCGCCCCGGCGAGCCGCCCGCGCTGCTGCGCACAGCCGAGCACGTCGGCGAATCGCAGCTGAAACTGATGGCCGCCGCCGGCACGCACGCCTGGGGCGCGGGTGCGGGCGTGGCTTCAGCCGCCGCCCAGACGGCGCGCGAGATCGGCGGCGCCGCGCGTGAAGACCTCGCCAGCGGCCGCCTGGCCCTGGGCGCGGGCCGCGTGGCGCGCAGCCTGGCCAGCGGTGTGGCGAACGCGGGCGCCACGCTTGTGCAGCGCGCGGGCGATCTGGCGGGCGACGTCGTCATGGAACACAGCACGCTCGCCGGCAACGTGCTGCGCGGCGCCGGCCGCGCCGCCGGTCTGGCCCAGCCATTGGGCGCCGTTGCCGAAGCCATCGAAAACGCCGGCTACCGCGCCAACCAGACCCTCGACGCCCAGGGCGCCGCCGCGGGCCATGTGCTGAACCAGGCGGGTCATGCCGCGCAACAGACGTTGGGCGCCCTGGGTGCCGGCGCCCAATGGGCGGCAGAGCGGGCCGCCGACGGCATGACGTGGGCCGGGCAGCAAATCGTCACCGGCGCCCAGTGGGCGGCCGAGAAGACCGTCGCCGTTCTTCGGTGGAGCGGGCAGCAGGCCGTGGCCGGCGCCCAATGGGTGGGCGAAAAAACGGTGGCGAGGGCGCAATGGGCCGTGGACCAGGCCGCCGCCGGTGGCCGATGGGTGGGCGAGCGCGCCACCGATGCGGGGCGCTGGATGGGCCGCCACCTGAACCCCGCCCACTGGTTCTGA